A section of the Polyangia bacterium genome encodes:
- a CDS encoding STAS domain-containing protein, whose translation MTFSITTDTDPVVLKIEGELDAVTVPELRAPIERLVESKPARVVVDLSNLRVIDSSGVGALVSLYKRVRATGGHVSVTGLRDQPLAIFRLLRLDGVLAGAR comes from the coding sequence ATGACGTTCTCGATCACCACTGACACCGATCCGGTGGTCCTCAAGATCGAGGGCGAGCTGGATGCCGTCACCGTGCCCGAGCTGCGCGCTCCCATTGAACGGCTGGTTGAATCCAAGCCGGCGCGCGTGGTCGTCGATCTGTCCAACTTACGGGTCATCGACAGTTCCGGGGTGGGCGCGCTGGTGTCTCTTTACAAACGGGTGCGGGCCACCGGCGGCCATGTGTCGGTGACCGGATTGCGCGACCAACCGCTGGCCATCTTTCGTTTGCTGCGGCTGGACGGCGTTTTGGCAGGTGCTCGCTGA
- a CDS encoding sugar transferase, with the protein MSPAVARAKRALDILGGSIAFVLTLPIYPFVACAIRMDSPGPIFIKQRRAGMLLDSEISDGDARRPKHRFAEFNMYKFRTMVVNAEARTGPVMASKDDPRITRIGKFLRKTRIDEIPQFWNVVRGDMSLVGPRPERPELLEQIAMAIPYFEERMRNLKPGITGLAQVSLGYTGAIPADSELAAFRDVLSNPFDVEGADDALADDLRVKLLYDLAYSVATEHLRSFVPLELSILLKTPIVMIRRSGT; encoded by the coding sequence GTGAGCCCCGCCGTCGCCCGCGCCAAGAGAGCCCTCGACATCCTGGGAGGCTCCATCGCGTTCGTTCTAACATTGCCGATTTATCCGTTCGTCGCCTGCGCCATCCGGATGGATTCGCCCGGGCCAATCTTCATCAAGCAGCGCCGCGCCGGCATGCTGCTGGATTCGGAGATCAGCGACGGTGACGCTCGCCGGCCGAAGCACCGCTTCGCCGAGTTCAACATGTACAAGTTTCGCACCATGGTGGTGAACGCCGAGGCCAGGACCGGCCCGGTCATGGCCAGCAAGGACGACCCGCGCATCACCCGCATCGGGAAATTCCTGCGCAAGACCCGCATCGATGAGATCCCGCAGTTCTGGAACGTCGTTCGCGGCGACATGAGCCTGGTTGGCCCGCGCCCCGAACGCCCCGAGCTGCTGGAACAGATCGCCATGGCCATCCCTTACTTCGAAGAGCGCATGCGCAATCTCAAGCCCGGCATCACGGGCCTGGCACAGGTGTCGCTGGGATACACCGGCGCGATCCCGGCGGACAGCGAGCTGGCTGCTTTTCGCGACGTGCTGTCCAATCCCTTCGACGTGGAGGGCGCCGACGACGCGCTGGCGGACGATCTGCGTGTGAAGCTGCTCTACGACCTGGCCTACAGCGTGGCCACCGAGCACCTGCGCTCGTTCGTGCCACTGGAGCTGTCGATCTTGCTGAAGACACCCATCGTGATGATCCGGCGCTCGGGAACGTAA
- a CDS encoding SpoIIE family protein phosphatase — MSQAGAMLGDASGGVIQFPRDWRDEAFLLGFSKGLADLKSDHELLAYLGVELRGLFQHVAVVELFVLQPLSGELTPVGNVRSGTASLKLLAGLARAGLGGSPGRLTDGSRLFRSEVTPTRASTLSVPVVLDGSVMALIVVQRAVTASDFTNSDLQLLSAVSERVVSVLPRINMNALTAAAGWLQNDMASAREIQRTLLPTLASNFGTVRVVSEYSPAYAVGGDFYDLLDLQDGRLLGMIGDVSGKGVAAALMMSRVSSELRQLASQKVSPADMLTRVNASLQERTRDDRFVTVVCVSLDAKARRCVVANAGHVVPMLRRANGSVIRLSYPSGPPLGMVPRHVYSQQEFALQSRDILILVTDGVFETIDGQREPCSTMGTCRLTDLIAHAPHDIGEIRRNILDAVGSAVGGPPDDVALLGMELTE; from the coding sequence ATGTCACAAGCCGGGGCCATGCTGGGAGATGCGTCAGGGGGAGTCATCCAATTCCCGCGCGATTGGCGTGACGAGGCCTTTTTGCTTGGTTTTTCCAAGGGCTTGGCGGACCTCAAAAGTGACCACGAGCTCCTGGCCTATCTGGGTGTCGAGTTGCGCGGCCTCTTCCAGCACGTGGCCGTCGTCGAGCTTTTTGTTCTCCAGCCTTTGTCGGGCGAACTGACGCCGGTCGGAAACGTGCGTAGCGGAACCGCTTCGCTGAAGCTGCTGGCTGGTCTGGCTCGCGCCGGTCTGGGCGGGTCGCCCGGGCGCCTGACCGACGGGTCCCGGTTGTTTCGCAGCGAAGTGACACCGACGCGGGCCTCGACCCTGTCGGTGCCGGTGGTGCTGGACGGATCGGTGATGGCGTTGATCGTTGTGCAGCGGGCGGTCACCGCTTCTGACTTCACGAACTCGGATCTGCAGTTGCTGAGCGCGGTGAGCGAGCGCGTGGTCTCCGTCCTGCCGCGTATCAACATGAACGCCCTGACCGCCGCTGCCGGCTGGTTGCAGAACGACATGGCGTCGGCGCGCGAGATTCAGCGCACGTTGCTGCCGACGTTGGCGTCGAACTTCGGCACCGTCCGGGTGGTGTCCGAGTACAGCCCAGCGTACGCCGTGGGCGGGGACTTTTACGATCTGCTGGACCTGCAGGACGGGCGTCTGCTGGGCATGATCGGCGACGTCTCGGGTAAGGGCGTCGCCGCGGCGTTGATGATGTCGCGGGTCAGCTCCGAGCTGCGCCAGCTGGCTTCGCAAAAGGTCTCGCCTGCCGACATGCTGACGCGGGTAAACGCCTCGCTGCAAGAGCGCACGCGCGATGATCGGTTCGTCACCGTGGTGTGTGTTTCTCTGGACGCCAAGGCGCGCCGCTGCGTGGTGGCCAATGCCGGACACGTGGTGCCGATGCTCCGCCGGGCAAACGGTTCGGTGATTCGGCTGTCCTATCCGTCGGGACCACCGCTGGGGATGGTGCCGCGGCACGTATATTCGCAGCAAGAGTTCGCCTTGCAGTCGCGCGACATCCTGATTCTGGTCACCGACGGCGTGTTCGAGACCATCGACGGTCAGCGCGAGCCTTGCTCGACCATGGGCACCTGCCGCCTGACTGATCTCATCGCCCACGCGCCGCATGACATCGGCGAGATCCGCCGCAACATTCTGGACGCGGTCGGATCCGCAGTGGGCGGTCCGCCCGACGACGTCGCCCTCCTGGGAATGGAACTGACCGAATAG
- a CDS encoding ATP-binding protein, whose translation MIRLEIPGTLSHRDVALRTISAACKLLASGGAKADEKGWSEFRMHFVSAVSEAFNNIVIHGYRDRDLGTVRIEIELGQSMMTVRMVDFGASFDLTRVPIPDLAKLPESGLGIFIIRSFMDSVLYEPGQPNVLVLSKSLYAPRHSDARVVAAGEPR comes from the coding sequence GTGATACGTCTCGAAATCCCGGGCACGCTGTCGCACCGAGATGTAGCCTTGCGGACCATCTCGGCCGCCTGCAAGCTGCTGGCGTCGGGAGGCGCCAAAGCTGACGAAAAAGGTTGGAGCGAGTTCCGCATGCACTTCGTCTCCGCCGTCAGCGAGGCATTCAACAACATCGTCATCCATGGTTACCGCGATCGAGATCTGGGCACGGTCCGGATCGAAATCGAGCTGGGGCAATCGATGATGACGGTGCGGATGGTAGATTTCGGCGCCAGTTTTGATCTCACCCGTGTGCCCATTCCCGATCTGGCGAAGTTGCCTGAATCGGGGTTAGGAATTTTCATCATTAGGTCTTTCATGGACTCTGTGCTTTACGAACCGGGACAGCCGAACGTGCTCGTTCTAAGCAAATCTCTCTACGCACCGCGCCACTCTGACGCTAGAGTGGTGGCAGCCGGAGAGCCCCGATGA